The Bombus vancouverensis nearcticus chromosome 2, iyBomVanc1_principal, whole genome shotgun sequence genome window below encodes:
- the LOC117163960 gene encoding ATPase family AAA domain-containing protein 2B-like isoform X3, producing MYISIIVLMTHIHIHARTCSRLIYKIMSDDDAALDSMDTEEDIFSPRNRSLGSNTRRVKSLRTLRSHSNSTSHISMNNLSVRRSTRHRMQTYDNLNTSWILGTQTLKGYPMFQQHGSSSDKEMVDEVSERKRDVRERMPLRSRENHPPNKNSRHIRERTEHDRQNNRELRGRGDRDLREKTEQDKDIRDLKDRQERERTEREHKDKMETRSKSNEEKDVRTRKSDSPSRLREGPATRLGGNLSEKDVKSKVERVEADEDSSQESEKPENNDNSENEDGYEDMYTRIKRTRRTAQRQLPRGKKLTVVDSDLSESSDSPGPRKYSLRQKKPAVDRFQANVEPVRRSIKALRSVLSNSMRRRKHRSKSTSSSDSSDSEPQRYDKKKSKKARQSAIPQGGPPDRKADINPITLDTNIRFNDVGGLESHIHCLKEMVVFPMMYPDVFERFHITPPKGVLFHGPPGTGKTLIARALANECSQGSRKMSFFMRKGADCLSKWVGESERQLRLLFEQAQQMKPSIIFFDEIDGLAPVRSTKQDQIHASIVSTLLALMDGLSDRGEVIVIGATNRIDAIDPALRRPGRFDRELFFPLPAMKERLEILKIHVSKWKNPPPDQLLEVLAEKATGYCGSDLRALCTEAVLQGLRRTYPQIYITNNRLLLDPERIKVKKRDFLQASSILVPSSQRVSPCARRKLQLFMEPLLGPLLEELLNSIKGIFPQGVNSAMAKVKITKGIHRPRLLISGGNLSEGQGPHLAQALLYHMEHLPIQTLDVSTLFAESGRSPEETCVQVFNEAARNVPSIIYIRSIDQWWPLVPETVKAVFLCRIAALDPSLPILILATSDRTYQDLPTQLQSLFSELRSEVYSMKTPTAEQRSKFFRPIFMVQSLKPPKIKDDKVEVLEELPLAPDPLPKKLTEEEKKIIYEKEEVSLRELRIFLREICAKLARNRQFFMFTKPVDTEEVPDYNMIIKQPMDLETMMTKIDMHCYLCARDFLDDIDLICRNALEYNPDSLRDRPSLGILKRDPADKLIRHRACSLRDNAYALIKAELDSDFEDKCREISKNRKIIESTSNNEVENKNQSKAEQSTSGTERTDKKDTASPSHSLIVNGRRYNNSRKRRIPAWARGYVKKVHKKRKIAFDENVTVSDNKVCLTNEATSIDLEKFQEFETEANSVLNGHVPLFDNSDSENDSQNESSKDMQGIQSNNVSDQHIDEIENMDICFTEEEKNAENSASNSSSRRGSIDELSFAIESDSSPARFEETERFLVDRNELENAWQTTVEITKDFPVEVLCDIYVQLSRCVGKYAQSYDRKSLPKLLIINKRKEVTLMLYRYI from the exons atgtatatatctataattGTTTTAAtgacacacatacatatacacgCACGCACGTGCAGTAGATTAATATACAAG ATAATGTCAGATGATGATGCTGCATTGGACTCAATGGATACAGAAGAAGATATCTTTTCTCCAAGAAACCGTAGCCTGGGCTCTAATACCAGAAGGGTTAAAAGTTTGCGTACTTTACGATCACATTCAAATTCTACTTCTCATATATCTATGAATAACTTAAGTGTGCGCCGTAGCACACGTCATAGAATGCAAACATATGATAATCTTAATACTAGCTGGATTTTAG GTACACAAACATTAAAAGGTTATCCCATGTTTCAACAGCATGGTTCTTCATCTGACAAAGAAATGGTGGATGAAGTCTCTGAAAGAAAACGTGATGTTAGAGAGCGCATGCCTCTTAgatcacgtgaaaatcacccTCCAAATAAAAACTCTAGACATATTAGAGAAAGAACAGAACATGACAGACAAAATAATAGAGAACTTAGAGGAAGAGGTGATCGTGATCTTAGAGAAAAAACAGAGCAAGACAAAGATATTAGAGATCTCAAGGATAGGCaggaaagggaaagaacagAGAGGGAACATAAAGATAAAATGGAAACCAGAAGTAAATCTAATGAGGAAAAGGATGTAAG GACAAGAAAATCTGATAGTCCAAGTAGACTTAGAGAAGGACCTGCTACAAGACTTGGTGGAAATTTAAGTGAAAAGGATGTGAAGTCTAAAGTAGAACGTGTTGAAGCTGATGAAGATAGCTCACAAGAAAGTGAGAAACCTGAAAATAACGATAATTCTGAAAATGAAGAT GGTTATGAAGATATGTATACCCGTATTAAACGAACTAGAAGAACAGCACAACGGCAATTACCAAGGGGTAAGAAACTTACAG TGGTAGATAGTGATTTAAGTGAATCTTCCGATTCCCCCGGTCCTAGAAAGTATAGTTTACGTCAGAAAAAACCAGCTGTAGATAGATTTCAAGCTAATGTAGAACCAGTTCGGCGATCTATAAAGGCACTTAGAAGTGTTCTTAGTAATTCCATGAGAAGGCGTAAACATAGAAGCAAAAGTACAAGCTCTAGTGATTCCAGTGATTCAGAACCTCAACGTTATGAtaagaagaaaagtaaaaaagcaaG GCAATCAGCAATACCTCAAGGTGGACCACCTGATCGTAAAGCAGATATAAATCCAATTACTTTAGATACTAATATTAGATTCAATGATGTTGGAGGCTTAGAATCACATATTCACTGCCTTAAAGAAATGGTTGTTTTTCCTATGATGTATCCAGATGTTTTTGAACGTTTTCATATTACCCCACCGAAAGGAGTATTATTTCATGGTCCACCAG gAACTGGTAAGACGTTGATAGCTAGAGCATTGGCAAATGAATGTAGTCAAGGCAGTAGAAAAATGTCGTTCTTTATGAGAAAGGGCGCAGATTGTCTATCTAAGTGGGTCGGGGAATCCGAACGCCAGTTGCGATTGTTATTTGAGCAGGCTCAACAAATGAAACCGTCCATAATATTTTTTGATGAAATAGATGGCCTTGCACCTGTTCGAAGTACGAAACAGGATCAAATCCATGCTAGTATTGTATCTACTCTTTTGGCGCTTATGGATGGCCTCAGTGATAGGGGAGAg GTAATAGTTATTGGAGCAACAAATAGAATAGATGCCATTGATCCAGCATTACGTAGGCCAGGTCGTTTCGATCGGGAATTATTTTTTCCTTTACCTGCTATGAAAGAAAGACTAGAGATATTGAAAATTCACGTTAGCAAGTGGAAAAATCCCCCACCTGATCAATTGTTAGAGGTATTAGCTGAAAAAGCGACAGGTTATTGTGGCTCGGACTTGAGAGCTTTATGCACTGAAGCAGTTTTGCAAGGATTGCGAAGAACTTATCCgcaaatatatataacaaataataggtTACTTTTAGATCCTGAACGAATCAAa gtGAAAAAACGGGATTTTTTACAAGCTAGTTCCATTCTTGTACCATCATCACAAAGAGTGTCACCTTGTGCTAGAAGAAAATTGCAACTTTTTATGGAACCCTTATTAGGACCTTTATTGGAAGAGTTGCTTAACTCGATAAAAGGAATATTTCCACAAGGAGTTAATTCTGCTATGGCAAA AGTGAAAATTACTAAAGGAATTCATCGTCCAAGGCTATTAATTTCCGGTGGAAATTTGTCTGAGGGTCAAGGACCACATTTAGCACAAGCATTATTATATCATATGGAACATCTACCAATTCAAACATTAGATGTTAGCACTCTTTTTGCAGAAAGTGGACGATCGCCGGAAGAAACCTGCGTTCAG gTGTTTAACGAAGCTGCCAGGAATGTGCCGTCCATAATTTATATTCGGTCGATTGATCAGTGGTGGCCACTTGTACCTGAAACTGTAAAAGCAGTTTTTTTGTGTCGTATTGCAGCACTTGATCCTTCTTTACCCATTTTAATTTTAGCCACAAGTGATAGAACATATCAGGATCTTCCTACTCAACTTCAAAGTCTGTTTAGCGAACTTCGTAGTGAAGTTTATTCTATGAAAACACCAACAGCAGAGCAAAGATCCAAATTCTTCCGACCTATTTTCATGGTTCAGAGCTTGAAGCCACCAAAAATAAAAGATGACAAAGTAGAAGTTCTAGAGGAGCTTCCTTTAGCACCAGATCCTTTACCAAAGAAATTaacggaagaagaaaagaaaataatatatgaaaaagaagaagttTCGTTAAGAGAATTAAGAATTTTCTTGAGGGAAATTTGTGCAAAACTTGCAAGAAATAGACA ATTCTTCATGTTTACAAAACCAGTAGATACGGAAGAAGTACCAGATTATAACATGATAATAAAACAACCTATGGATTTAGAAACCATGATGACAAAAATCGATATGCATTGTTACCTTTGTGCTCGAGATTTTCTTGATGATATCGATCTCATTTGTAGAAATGCTTTGGAATATAATCCTGACAG CTTACGTGATAGGCCTTCCCTTGGAATATTAAAGAG AGATCCAGCTGACAAATTGATAAGACACCGTGCATGCTCTCTTCGTGATAATGCATACGCATTAATAAAAGCAGAATTGGATTCCGACTTTGAGGATAAATGTCGTGAGATTTCGAAGAATCGTAAAATTATTGAAAGTACGTCTAACAACGAGGTAGAAAATAAGAATCAGTCAAAAGCAGAGCAATCCACGTCTGGAACCGAACGAACAGATAAAAAAGACACTGCGAGTCCTAGTCATTCTTTGATTGTAAATGGAAGAAGATATAATAATTCTAGAAAACGTAGAATACCAGCTTGGGCACGGGGCTATGTAAAGAAAGTTCATAAAAAGAGGAAAATCGCATTTGATGAAAATGTAACTGTATCTGATAACAAAGTATGTTTAACTAATGAAGCGACAAGTATAGATTTAGAAAAATTCCAAGAATTTGAAACTGAGGCAAACAGTGTTTTGAATGGTCATGTACCTCTGTTTGATAATTCTGATTCTGAAAACGATTCGCAAAATGAAAGTTCAAAAGACATGCAAGGAATTCAAAGCAATAATGTCAGTGATCAACATATTgatgaaattgaaaatatgGATATATGTTTTACGGAAGAAGAGAAGAATGCGGAAAATAGTGCATCTAATTCATCGTCTAGACGGGGAAGTATAGATGAATTATCGTTTGCTATTGAAAGTGATTCTAGTCCAGCCAGATTTGAGGAAACCGAAAGGTTTTTAGTAGATAGGAATGAATTGGAGAATGCATGGCAAACCACTGTTGAAATTACAAAGGATTTTCCTGTAGAAGTACTATGTGACATTTATGTGCAACTAAGTCGGTGTGTAGGAAAATATGCTCAGAGCTATGATAGAAAATCACTGCCAAag TTACTGATAATTAATAAGAGGAAGGAGGTAACTTTAAtgttatatagatatatatga
- the LOC117163960 gene encoding ATPase family AAA domain-containing protein 2B-like isoform X1 yields MYISIIVLMTHIHIHARTCSRLIYKIMSDDDAALDSMDTEEDIFSPRNRSLGSNTRRVKSLRTLRSHSNSTSHISMNNLSVRRSTRHRMQTYDNLNTSWILGTQTLKGYPMFQQHGSSSDKEMVDEVSERKRDVRERMPLRSRENHPPNKNSRHIRERTEHDRQNNRELRGRGDRDLREKTEQDKDIRDLKDRQERERTEREHKDKMETRSKSNEEKDVRTRKSDSPSRLREGPATRLGGNLSEKDVKSKVERVEADEDSSQESEKPENNDNSENEDGYEDMYTRIKRTRRTAQRQLPRGKKLTVVDSDLSESSDSPGPRKYSLRQKKPAVDRFQANVEPVRRSIKALRSVLSNSMRRRKHRSKSTSSSDSSDSEPQRYDKKKSKKARQSAIPQGGPPDRKADINPITLDTNIRFNDVGGLESHIHCLKEMVVFPMMYPDVFERFHITPPKGVLFHGPPGTGKTLIARALANECSQGSRKMSFFMRKGADCLSKWVGESERQLRLLFEQAQQMKPSIIFFDEIDGLAPVRSTKQDQIHASIVSTLLALMDGLSDRGEVIVIGATNRIDAIDPALRRPGRFDRELFFPLPAMKERLEILKIHVSKWKNPPPDQLLEVLAEKATGYCGSDLRALCTEAVLQGLRRTYPQIYITNNRLLLDPERIKVKKRDFLQASSILVPSSQRVSPCARRKLQLFMEPLLGPLLEELLNSIKGIFPQGVNSAMAKVKITKGIHRPRLLISGGNLSEGQGPHLAQALLYHMEHLPIQTLDVSTLFAESGRSPEETCVQVFNEAARNVPSIIYIRSIDQWWPLVPETVKAVFLCRIAALDPSLPILILATSDRTYQDLPTQLQSLFSELRSEVYSMKTPTAEQRSKFFRPIFMVQSLKPPKIKDDKVEVLEELPLAPDPLPKKLTEEEKKIIYEKEEVSLRELRIFLREICAKLARNRQFFMFTKPVDTEEVPDYNMIIKQPMDLETMMTKIDMHCYLCARDFLDDIDLICRNALEYNPDSLRDRPSLGILKRDPADKLIRHRACSLRDNAYALIKAELDSDFEDKCREISKNRKIIESTSNNEVENKNQSKAEQSTSGTERTDKKDTASPSHSLIVNGRRYNNSRKRRIPAWARGYVKKVHKKRKIAFDENVTVSDNKVCLTNEATSIDLEKFQEFETEANSVLNGHVPLFDNSDSENDSQNESSKDMQGIQSNNVSDQHIDEIENMDICFTEEEKNAENSASNSSSRRGSIDELSFAIESDSSPARFEETERFLVDRNELENAWQTTVEITKDFPVEVLCDIYVQLSRCVGKYAQSYDRKSLPKELLKEVKRFEEFKTTYEKVHHVANQTDIL; encoded by the exons atgtatatatctataattGTTTTAAtgacacacatacatatacacgCACGCACGTGCAGTAGATTAATATACAAG ATAATGTCAGATGATGATGCTGCATTGGACTCAATGGATACAGAAGAAGATATCTTTTCTCCAAGAAACCGTAGCCTGGGCTCTAATACCAGAAGGGTTAAAAGTTTGCGTACTTTACGATCACATTCAAATTCTACTTCTCATATATCTATGAATAACTTAAGTGTGCGCCGTAGCACACGTCATAGAATGCAAACATATGATAATCTTAATACTAGCTGGATTTTAG GTACACAAACATTAAAAGGTTATCCCATGTTTCAACAGCATGGTTCTTCATCTGACAAAGAAATGGTGGATGAAGTCTCTGAAAGAAAACGTGATGTTAGAGAGCGCATGCCTCTTAgatcacgtgaaaatcacccTCCAAATAAAAACTCTAGACATATTAGAGAAAGAACAGAACATGACAGACAAAATAATAGAGAACTTAGAGGAAGAGGTGATCGTGATCTTAGAGAAAAAACAGAGCAAGACAAAGATATTAGAGATCTCAAGGATAGGCaggaaagggaaagaacagAGAGGGAACATAAAGATAAAATGGAAACCAGAAGTAAATCTAATGAGGAAAAGGATGTAAG GACAAGAAAATCTGATAGTCCAAGTAGACTTAGAGAAGGACCTGCTACAAGACTTGGTGGAAATTTAAGTGAAAAGGATGTGAAGTCTAAAGTAGAACGTGTTGAAGCTGATGAAGATAGCTCACAAGAAAGTGAGAAACCTGAAAATAACGATAATTCTGAAAATGAAGAT GGTTATGAAGATATGTATACCCGTATTAAACGAACTAGAAGAACAGCACAACGGCAATTACCAAGGGGTAAGAAACTTACAG TGGTAGATAGTGATTTAAGTGAATCTTCCGATTCCCCCGGTCCTAGAAAGTATAGTTTACGTCAGAAAAAACCAGCTGTAGATAGATTTCAAGCTAATGTAGAACCAGTTCGGCGATCTATAAAGGCACTTAGAAGTGTTCTTAGTAATTCCATGAGAAGGCGTAAACATAGAAGCAAAAGTACAAGCTCTAGTGATTCCAGTGATTCAGAACCTCAACGTTATGAtaagaagaaaagtaaaaaagcaaG GCAATCAGCAATACCTCAAGGTGGACCACCTGATCGTAAAGCAGATATAAATCCAATTACTTTAGATACTAATATTAGATTCAATGATGTTGGAGGCTTAGAATCACATATTCACTGCCTTAAAGAAATGGTTGTTTTTCCTATGATGTATCCAGATGTTTTTGAACGTTTTCATATTACCCCACCGAAAGGAGTATTATTTCATGGTCCACCAG gAACTGGTAAGACGTTGATAGCTAGAGCATTGGCAAATGAATGTAGTCAAGGCAGTAGAAAAATGTCGTTCTTTATGAGAAAGGGCGCAGATTGTCTATCTAAGTGGGTCGGGGAATCCGAACGCCAGTTGCGATTGTTATTTGAGCAGGCTCAACAAATGAAACCGTCCATAATATTTTTTGATGAAATAGATGGCCTTGCACCTGTTCGAAGTACGAAACAGGATCAAATCCATGCTAGTATTGTATCTACTCTTTTGGCGCTTATGGATGGCCTCAGTGATAGGGGAGAg GTAATAGTTATTGGAGCAACAAATAGAATAGATGCCATTGATCCAGCATTACGTAGGCCAGGTCGTTTCGATCGGGAATTATTTTTTCCTTTACCTGCTATGAAAGAAAGACTAGAGATATTGAAAATTCACGTTAGCAAGTGGAAAAATCCCCCACCTGATCAATTGTTAGAGGTATTAGCTGAAAAAGCGACAGGTTATTGTGGCTCGGACTTGAGAGCTTTATGCACTGAAGCAGTTTTGCAAGGATTGCGAAGAACTTATCCgcaaatatatataacaaataataggtTACTTTTAGATCCTGAACGAATCAAa gtGAAAAAACGGGATTTTTTACAAGCTAGTTCCATTCTTGTACCATCATCACAAAGAGTGTCACCTTGTGCTAGAAGAAAATTGCAACTTTTTATGGAACCCTTATTAGGACCTTTATTGGAAGAGTTGCTTAACTCGATAAAAGGAATATTTCCACAAGGAGTTAATTCTGCTATGGCAAA AGTGAAAATTACTAAAGGAATTCATCGTCCAAGGCTATTAATTTCCGGTGGAAATTTGTCTGAGGGTCAAGGACCACATTTAGCACAAGCATTATTATATCATATGGAACATCTACCAATTCAAACATTAGATGTTAGCACTCTTTTTGCAGAAAGTGGACGATCGCCGGAAGAAACCTGCGTTCAG gTGTTTAACGAAGCTGCCAGGAATGTGCCGTCCATAATTTATATTCGGTCGATTGATCAGTGGTGGCCACTTGTACCTGAAACTGTAAAAGCAGTTTTTTTGTGTCGTATTGCAGCACTTGATCCTTCTTTACCCATTTTAATTTTAGCCACAAGTGATAGAACATATCAGGATCTTCCTACTCAACTTCAAAGTCTGTTTAGCGAACTTCGTAGTGAAGTTTATTCTATGAAAACACCAACAGCAGAGCAAAGATCCAAATTCTTCCGACCTATTTTCATGGTTCAGAGCTTGAAGCCACCAAAAATAAAAGATGACAAAGTAGAAGTTCTAGAGGAGCTTCCTTTAGCACCAGATCCTTTACCAAAGAAATTaacggaagaagaaaagaaaataatatatgaaaaagaagaagttTCGTTAAGAGAATTAAGAATTTTCTTGAGGGAAATTTGTGCAAAACTTGCAAGAAATAGACA ATTCTTCATGTTTACAAAACCAGTAGATACGGAAGAAGTACCAGATTATAACATGATAATAAAACAACCTATGGATTTAGAAACCATGATGACAAAAATCGATATGCATTGTTACCTTTGTGCTCGAGATTTTCTTGATGATATCGATCTCATTTGTAGAAATGCTTTGGAATATAATCCTGACAG CTTACGTGATAGGCCTTCCCTTGGAATATTAAAGAG AGATCCAGCTGACAAATTGATAAGACACCGTGCATGCTCTCTTCGTGATAATGCATACGCATTAATAAAAGCAGAATTGGATTCCGACTTTGAGGATAAATGTCGTGAGATTTCGAAGAATCGTAAAATTATTGAAAGTACGTCTAACAACGAGGTAGAAAATAAGAATCAGTCAAAAGCAGAGCAATCCACGTCTGGAACCGAACGAACAGATAAAAAAGACACTGCGAGTCCTAGTCATTCTTTGATTGTAAATGGAAGAAGATATAATAATTCTAGAAAACGTAGAATACCAGCTTGGGCACGGGGCTATGTAAAGAAAGTTCATAAAAAGAGGAAAATCGCATTTGATGAAAATGTAACTGTATCTGATAACAAAGTATGTTTAACTAATGAAGCGACAAGTATAGATTTAGAAAAATTCCAAGAATTTGAAACTGAGGCAAACAGTGTTTTGAATGGTCATGTACCTCTGTTTGATAATTCTGATTCTGAAAACGATTCGCAAAATGAAAGTTCAAAAGACATGCAAGGAATTCAAAGCAATAATGTCAGTGATCAACATATTgatgaaattgaaaatatgGATATATGTTTTACGGAAGAAGAGAAGAATGCGGAAAATAGTGCATCTAATTCATCGTCTAGACGGGGAAGTATAGATGAATTATCGTTTGCTATTGAAAGTGATTCTAGTCCAGCCAGATTTGAGGAAACCGAAAGGTTTTTAGTAGATAGGAATGAATTGGAGAATGCATGGCAAACCACTGTTGAAATTACAAAGGATTTTCCTGTAGAAGTACTATGTGACATTTATGTGCAACTAAGTCGGTGTGTAGGAAAATATGCTCAGAGCTATGATAGAAAATCACTGCCAAag GAGTTGCTCAAGGAAGTGAAAAGATTTGAAGAGTTCAAGACAACGTACGAGAAAGTTCATCATGTCGCTAATCAAACCGACATATTATAA